The following coding sequences lie in one Sesamum indicum cultivar Zhongzhi No. 13 linkage group LG9, S_indicum_v1.0, whole genome shotgun sequence genomic window:
- the LOC105170800 gene encoding serine/threonine-protein kinase D6PKL2, whose amino-acid sequence MESRIDDLADDLQSMSFNSTTTTTATDIHRSTSSGSDWTSSSAHFPPPAALKPYSSTVPSGDPCWDAIRLFTSLSLYDLRFLHRLGAGDTGSVYLAELKPPPPSSASLPKPTPAALFAAKVMDKKELASRNKEGRARTEKEILEMLDHPFLPTLYAAIDSPKWSCLLTEFCPGGDLHVLRQRQPCKRFPESAVRFYASEVMVALEYIHMMGIVYRDLKPENVLIRSDGHIMLTDFDLSLLCDDSTSTPAQVISTQNPPNALPPGDHTLDPPPFRSTSCILPNCIVPAVSCFHPKRKRKKKSSHRARPAFVAEPIDVRSMSFVGTHEYLAPEVISGEGHGSAVDWWTLGIFIFELFYGVTPFRGMDHEITLANIVARALEFPKDPPIPSPAKDLISQLLVKDPARRLGSTLGASAIKHHPFFQGVNWALLRCTTPPFVPPSFIRDLVSDESCPKDTQVDYY is encoded by the exons ATGGAGTCACGGATCGACGACTTAGCCGACGACCTCCAAAGTATGAGCTTCAACTCCACAACTACCACCACAGCCACCGACATCCACCGCTCTACAAGCTCCGGTTCCGACTGGACTTCCTCCTCCGCCCACTTCCCACCCCCCGCGGCACTCAAACCATATTCCTCCACCGTACCCTCTGGCGACCCATGCTGGGATGCCATCCGCCTTTTCACATCCCTCTCCCTATACGACCTCCGCTTCCTCCACCGACTCGGAGCCGGAGACACCGGCTCCGTCTACTTGGCGGAACTCAAGCCGCCGCCTCCCTCCTCCGCCTCCCTCCCTAAACCCACTCCCGCGGCTCTGTTCGCAGCTAAGGTGATGGACAAGAAAGAGCTGGCAAGCCGTAACAAGGAAGGGAGGGCGAGGACTGAGAAGGAAATTCTCGAAATGTTGGACCATCCGTTTCTGCCGACGCTTTACGCCGCCATTGATTCTCCGAAATGGTCGTGTCTTCTGACAGAGTTCTGCCCCGGTGGCGATCTCCACGTACTCCGCCAGCGTCAGCCGTGCAAACGCTTTCCTGAATCCGCCGTCAG GTTCTATGCTTCTGAAGTCATGGTAGCTCTAGAGTACATCCACATGATGGGAATTGTGTATCGTGATCTCAAACCTGAAAATGTTTTAATTCGATCTGATGGTCATATAATGCTCACTGATTTCGATCTCTCTCTTTTGTGTGACGACTCCACATCCACTCCGGCTCAAGTAATCTCCACCCAGAACCCACCCAATGCACTACCACCAGGTGATCATACCCTCGACCCACCGCCCTTTAGGTCCACCTCTTGCATCCTCCCAAACTGCATAGTCCCGGCCGTATCATGCTTCCACCCTAAGCGCAAGCGTAAGAAGAAGTCGAGCCATCGTGCAAGACCTGCATTCGTGGCTGAGCCCATCGACGTCCGTTCGATGTCCTTTGTTGGGACCCACGAGTACTTGGCCCCAGAGGTCATCTCCGGAGAAGGGCACGGGAGCGCAGTGGATTGGTGGACATtaggaatatttatttttgaattattttatggtGTTACGCCGTTTCGTGGAATGGATCATGAGATAACTTTAGCTAATATTGTAGCACGTGCGCTTGAGTTCCCGAAAGACCCACCCATACCCAGCCCAGCTAAGGACTTGATATCACAATTGTTGGTGAAGGATCCGGCCCGGCGATTGGGATCCACCCTAGGTGCATCAGCAATCAAGCACCACCCGTTCTTCCAAGGTGTGAATTGGGCACTTTTGAGATGTACAACTCCACCTTTTGTTCCTCCATCATTTATTCGAGATCTTGTATCTGATGAAAGTTGTCCAAAAGACACCCAAGTAGACTATTACtag
- the LOC105170801 gene encoding LOW QUALITY PROTEIN: peptidyl-prolyl cis-trans isomerase CYP71 (The sequence of the model RefSeq protein was modified relative to this genomic sequence to represent the inferred CDS: inserted 2 bases in 1 codon) — translation MEAAQIDNGNPVAVEDEEPMVGPGPAPRRRPKRPLQFEQAYLDSLPSANMYEKSYMHRDVVTHVAVSTADFFISGSADGHLKFWKKKAVGIEFAKHFRSHLGPIEGLAVSIDGALCCTISNDRSVKIYDVFNYDMMAMIRLPFVPGCVEWVYKQGDVKAKLAVSDRNSSFVHVYDARSGSNESIISRQIHLGPIKCMKYNHEYDTVISADDKGIIEYWDPASLQFPGTGVTFRLKSDTDLFTIVKCKTMVSAIEVSPDGKQFSITSPDRRIRVFWFRTGKLRRVYDESLEVAQDLQRSDVPLYRLEAIDFGRRMAVEKEIEKTENAPQPNAVFDESSNFLIYPTLLGIKVVNLHTNKVARILGKVENNDRFLRIALYQGDRSSKKVRXXXXESKEPLIDPTLLCCAFKKHRIYLFSRREPEEPEDATKGRDVFNEKPPADELLAVSDIGKAVTTSLPDNVILHTTMGDIHMRLYPEECPRTVENFTTHCRNGYYDNLIFHRVIKGFMIQTGDPLGDGTGGQSIWGREFEDEFHKSLRHDRPFTVSMANAGPNTNGSQFFITTVATPWLDNKHTVFGRVVKGMDVVQAIEKVKTDKADKPYQDVKILNVTIPK, via the exons ATGGAAGCAGCTCAGATAGACAACGGAAACCCAGTCGCCGTCGAGGACGAAGAGCCGATGGTTGGGCCCGGCCCGGCTCCTCGCCGTCGGCCTAAACGTCCTCTGCAGTTCGAACAGGCGTACCTCGATTCCCTCCCCTCCGCTAACAT GTACGAGAAGAGTTACATGCACCGCGATGTGGTTACGCATGTAGCAGTGTCGACTGCTGATTTTTTCATATCTGGGAGTGCGGATG GTCATTTAAAGTTTTGGAAGAAGAAGGCAGTTGGCATAGAGTTTGCAAAACATTTCAGGTCCCATCTAGGTCCAATTGAAGGCCTAGCA GTTAGTATAGATGGGGCGCTTTGTTGTACAATTTCGAATGACCGCtcagtgaaaatatatgatgtaTTTAACTATGATATGATGGCTATGATACGCCTTCCTTTTGTGCCTGGTTGTGTTGAATGGGTATACAAACAAGGGGATGTAAAGGCGAAACTAGCTGTTAGTGATCGCAACTCTTCCTTTGTTCATGTATATGATGCTCGATCTGGTTCAAATGAATCCATAATATCTAGACAG ATACACCTGGGTccaataaaatgtatgaagtACAACCATGAATACGATACTGTGATTTCTGCAGACGACAAGGGAATCATTGAGTACTGGGATCCTGCTTCACTTCAGTTCCCCGGTACTGG GGTTACTTTTAGACTTAAAAGTGATACAGACCTTTTCACAATTGTAAAGTGCAAGACTATGGTTTCTGCCATTGAG GTGAGTCCAGACGGGAAGCAATTTTCTATCACATCTCCTGATCGAAGAATACGTGTATTTTGGTTCAGAACCGGAAAATTGAGGCGTGTTTATGATGAATCTCTCGAG GTTGCCCAAGATCTTCAGAGGAGTGATGTTCCTCTATACAGGCTTGAAGCTATTGATTTTGGACGACGAATGGctgtagaaaaagaaattgagaaaacagAAAATGCGCCCCAACCTAATGCTGTCTTTGATGAAAGCTCCAACTTCCTTATATATCCCACCCTTCTTGGAATTAAA GTTGTAAATCTACATACCAATAAAGTCGCCCGGATCCTAGGAAAGGTGGAAAACAATGATAGATTCTTAAGAATTGCCTTGTATCAAGGTGATCGAAGCAGTAAAAAAGTACG NNNNNNNNNNGAAAGCAAAGAGCCTCTGATAGATCCTACGCTCTTGTGTTGTGCTTTCAAGAAGCATAGAATTTACTTATTCAG TCGGAGAGAACCTGAGGAACCTGAAGATGCAACTAAGGGCAGAGATGTGTTTAATGAAAAACCACCTGCTGATGAGCTCTTGGCTGTATCGGATATTGGAAAAGCTGTAACGACATCTCTCCCAGATAATGTG aTCTTACACACTACCATGGGTGATATTCACATGCGGCTGTATCCTGAAGAATGTCCAAGAACAGTTGAGAACTTCACAACACATTGCAGGAATGGTTATTATGACAATCTGATCTTCCATCGGGTCATCAAAGGTTTTATGATCCAGACAGGAGACCCTCTTGGAGATGGCACTGGTGGACAATCTATTTGGGGAAGGGAATTTGAAGATGAGTTCCATAAGAG TTTGCGGCATGACAGGCCCTTCACAGTCTCAATGGCTAATGCTGGGCCAAATACCAATGGCTCGCAATTTTTCATTACAACTGTTGCCACTCCATGGTTGGACAACAAACATACAGTTTTTGGCAGAGTTGTAAAAGGAATGGATGTAGTACAG GCTATAGAGAAAGTAAAGACGGACAAGGCAGACAAGCCGTACCAAGATGTGAAAATCCTGAATGTGACTATTCCAAAGTGA